One part of the Hippoglossus hippoglossus isolate fHipHip1 chromosome 11, fHipHip1.pri, whole genome shotgun sequence genome encodes these proteins:
- the tmem170b gene encoding transmembrane protein 170B translates to MPSSKARYSDSIERRASPGGGGGRNMSTSRDYSVNLSVQQVLSLWVQGATLQHFAEMWYWVFLWCLFSSLFVHGAVGLLMLVMLQRHKRGRLITVVLVSVGFLASLSGSVITSAAVAGVYRVAGKDMAPLEALVLGVGQTSLSVVISFSRILATL, encoded by the exons ATGCCTTCGTCTAAAGCCCGGTACAGCGACTCGATAGAGAGGCGAGCGAGCccgggcggcggcggcggcagaaACATGAGCACGAGCCGGGATTATTCAGTTAATCTGTCGGTGCAGCAAGTGCTGAGCCTCTGGGTGCAAGGCGCGACTCTGCAGCACTTCGCAG AGATGTGGTACTGGGTGTTCCTGTGGTGTCTCTTCTCCTCGCTCTTTGTCCACGGGGCGGTGGGGCTGCTCATGTTGGTCATGCTGCAGCGCCACAAGAGGGGCCGCCTCATCACCGTGGTGCTGGTCAGCGTGGGTTTCCTGGCATCCCTCTCCGGAAGCGTCATCACCA GCGCGGCGGTGGCCGGAGTTTACCGCGTGGCGGGGAAGGACATGGCCCCGCTGGAGGCTCTGGTGCTCGGCGTGGGTCAGACCTCCCTCTCTGTCGTCATATCCTTCTCACGCATCCTGGCCACTCTGTGA